GATCTAGCGGTTGGGATGTATTAAATCCTACGGTTgttatacaataaaaaaaaaaatccaacggGGTCATGAAATTAAgagataatatataattgttaagGGCATAACGatcttttgacaaaaaaattcacGCTGTTAGTTTCAATTAACGGTGAGGGGCAAGTGTactatatttaagaaaacatAGGAttattttttgcctatttttaaaatataggaggaattttagcttatttttaaaaatgcaggagtgaaatatgcaatttggcccgtatttttaatatataattttcatatttttgaaaatttaattgtatctcgtatttttttcatgttgCATCCGTGTAAATATCTATGCAACAagggttgaaaaataaattaagctaCTTGACAATGATCGAAATAGATCGATAAAGACTCGTTTTAATTCGATTGGTTGAATTTAACGAACCGaacttaaacaaaattttttgtttgacaaGTTTTTAAACTCGATTTGTaagtactaaaataataattttttttaaatatcaaattattcgaacttgatttatatttgatcaaattaaaactttgagctcgattaaattaaatttagatacaaaattttaataatttaaataaaattaaataataatatattagacTGACTCTCATTATTTACAACCGTGAATGCAacatagaataaaaaaaattaaaagagcaTAGCTTTCTTCACCCCCTCCCCCTGTCTCCTATGCCAATGATCTCTTTGACCAATCACAGTCACACCacctcctctctctcttccttccTTCTTCCTCCCATCTGCTTTAAGCTTCCCCCCGagcaaaattatatatatatatatatatgtatgtatcgtcatcattttcacatttttctcCCGCATATTGATCACATTTTTCCTCTATTTATGCATGGTCATATGTTTATGTGATTGACGCTGCTGATCGTGGAATTCTTGTACAGAATCCTTTGATTTGAGAAAGAGCCTTTGGTGGTTTTGTTTAAGCTTTTGTTAATTGGAAATGGGTGGCTGCTGTTCCACCGCAAAGGTGAGCAACACCTCCAAATCCTCCGTAAGCATCGTCAGCCGTATCCGCAGCTCTGCTGCGGCCTCGAAGCAGGCCTCCGCCACCCCTTCCTTAGATAcaccaagaaaacaagaaagctCCTCTAATAATCATCATAAGATAAAGGAAAGTAACCAGCAAAGGCATTCTCAACAGAATGTAAAGAGTAGTTCAAGAAGGCCAAGTGGGGTCATTCCCTGTGGAAAAAGAACAGATTTTGGGTATGATAAGGATTTTGATTCGAGGTATACGATTGGGAAATTGTTGGGGCATGGCCAATTTGGTTATACATATGTTGCTATTGATAATTCCAATGGAGACCGTGTTGCTGTCAAAAAAATCGAGAAGAATAAGGTAATCACGTGCCTACATTtgccatttcttttttatgtatttacatTTTGTCCGAACGAAGGGTATCTATAGGCATTTCATCTCCCCCAGGGGAAAGTGATTGTACTTCCTCAATCTATATTCAATTCTTTTGTGATATTGACGTGATTTCTTGCGATTATatgagatttaatttttatgattcgTCAATCATCTCTTCTAGATGGTTGATGACGCTCAATTGAAGTGATTAGATAATCTACTCTGATTTGAAATAACTTTGACATGCAAGTGAATATTTTCTGAATGGTCCATTATTGCAGTTAGATATGGAATGAACACCCGTTTGCCACTACCGTGtactttctcttcattttgtacTTTGTTGCACCTTTCTAATGTTTCCATGAATTATTCTGATCTGTATTGGTGTCAATCACCATAGCATTTAATAGGTGCTGCAGATCCATCATATGCTTCATATTATTTGTTGTCCAGTTAATGAAGCATTCCTTTTACAAGTCCACGGGAACtggattcaaaataaattgtctTTTTGCATATCGTGATAGTTGAACATATTTTTGGGGTCTCTGTAGCATCTTTCATTCGAAGATCATTAAATTGGCTAGAGTTATCATTGTAATTGTATTTCCTTAGTTCATTGGCATATAAAACTTTGGCTAGGGGAATGACAGGTTTTGCATTAAGAAAGATATGACCGGTGAAGAAGTTTGTTAGAGGACTTTTCAGCTAATGGCTATATCTCCCACTATTGAAGCATCCTCTAGTGGTCGGTATGATTGTTGAATGGAGCTGCTGTTACTAATCTTTAGGCATATGCGTGCTTTTAGTTGATTAGATTTTAGAGAAACTCATGGCAAGGGCCAGACCACTTTCTATTATAAATGCGAACATTCTTCGCATATTCACTCAATTATGCCTAACTGTCACGGGCCCACATCCATCCCTAGAAAACTGGTTACTAAGGAGGAGGGATATCCCACCTTATAATTACCCCCAGGACCCCTCTCCCAATTGAAATGGGTTGGGGAAATTGTAACATTCTACCCCACCAAATCCACACACACCTCATGCGATGTGGCTCCCCTTTGGTTGGCCCTACATTAGACACAAAGATTACCCTCTAGGCATTGGTGGGGCTTGGTTTCGATACCACTCGTTAAGGGCCCATATCCATCCCTAGAAAATTGGGTAGTAAGGAGGAGGGATGCCCCATTTTATAAACACACCAAAAACTTTTTCCCACAGGTGTGGGGTTGGGAACTTGTAACAATTGCCCACTTTTAACTTTCTGGGCTAAATGTTAGGAGTAAAATTGTTAGGATGATTACTTCTTACGTAAAAATGTATTACTTATATCAagatatatttgtcataaaatttgattcttGTTCACCTTGTGCGTTTATATGAAGAATgaagtaaaagttaaaatttctCTCTTTGTTAATGCTCAACTTTGAAATTTCCTTTCTCTTTGAGTTATTGCTCAGATTTTGAATTTCCTTCTTGTGAAGGCTGTGGATTAAACAACATCCTTAATTATGTCAGATGGTTCTTCCAATTGCTGTTGAGGATGTCAAGCGAGAAGTCAAGATCTTGAAAGCATTAGCAGGTCATGAGAATGTGGTTCAGTTCTGTAATGCCTTTGAAGATGAttcttatgtatatatagtgatGGAGTAAGTTTTGGCTAAAATTTCGTTTGTTACTAAAACCATCCTGAGCTAAGTTGTTATTACTGAACTGTATGTGAATGAATTGTTATCAATTTTTCAGGTTGTGTGAGGGTGGAGAATTGCTAGACCGTATATTGTCAAAGTAAGCATACCTGACGTTTCGATTTCATCTTTGGGGGTGTAAACTAAGTTTGGTAAAAAGCTCATGCTCAACAAAACTTTAAAACTTGAGCTTGAGTGTGAAAGAAAGAATTGAGCTTAAGCTCAAACTCGTCTCTCGTTTCAAGCTTCATTCCATTCAGTACAAcaaataaagattaaaattttgtaccaAAAGagtgaaataaatttgaaaaattgaaattttcattattttttgaagtatttaGTTTACAGATTAGTTTAACAGAAAAAACACTTTGTTTGGATTCAATTAACAAAAGATTTTCACGCTTTTATGTCGGAACTAATAAAATGCTGCAAAGAACTAGAGTAGGTATGAGTATGAAATCGGAAATCAATAATTATCCtacatatactttttatttaattttttgtatataaatattgaggATTTAGTGACATGCATgcattatataaatattttttttactattttggaGAGACAACTTCAATTTTCTAATTGAGTGAACTAAACAAGATCAAATATctcaaagttaaaaaataattttgtaaaagttgtACAACCAAGAATTGGTCAAGGCTAATTTTGtctaaaataaagtaaaagttaatatttagatttctttcaaatgaaaaaaaatgaggggCCGGATGTTTTTGGAtcaaaaagattttttgatggattttctagatttaaaaatttacttaaagGGGTTCTagtaatttttcctattatatatattaagtatatGAATTGTTTTAAATCATAGAAAGACCGATCAGGGAACAGTCTATGTGAGCTGTCAAGTATATTACTCGTTTTCAAATGATTAAAATACCAAACCAGGGAACAGCTTTATGCGAGCTTGACCTTTCTTCCTAGGAAGCTCCAGTCATGCTTGAAACAGCTTGAGCTCCAGTCGAGCAATATCAGATGGTTGTTGAGCCAGCTTGACTTGTTTTACAcacctattttattttttgtgttgtatgAGATGCCCATTTTCCTGAAGTATATGCATTCATTCTAAAGCTGAGCCCCAATTCTGTCTTGACAGAAAGGACAGCCGTTACACAGAGAAAGATGCTGCAATTGTTGTAAGACAGATGCTGAAAGTTGCAGCAGAGTGCCATTTACAGGGTTTTGTACACCGTGATATGAAGCCCGAGGTGTGCGGCAAAATAACTTGATTTTTGCTAGACCGTGCTTCTTGATTTTCTAATTCTGTTTTCTCTCAgaactttttatttgagtCACCGGAAGAGGATTCACCCCTGAAGGCTACAGACTTTGGTCTTTCAGACTTCATAAGACCAGGTAATAAGATGCCTCCCTGTTGCTGGTCTCTTGATTAGAACATGTACGTTATGCTCAATACTTTTTTTTGGTGACTGGAtcacttcttctttttccaagTTCAAGATAGGATGTTTGCCTGTTAATATTTATGCTTTAcacatatatttgttttacttttgtataaatattaatcataatctGGATCACAAATTATTCATGCATCTGTTTCTCATGTCTCCATAAACTAGCTAGTTTATGTTCCTTATTCTCTGGAAGGTATTTTTTACTTGTTTATtacaaaatcttcaaatttttatcatgAATGCAGGAAAGAAATTCCAAGACATTGTTGGGAGTGCATATTATGTTGCTCCAGAGGTATTGAAGCGTAGGTCTGGCCCAGAATCAGATGTTTGGAGCATTGGTGTTATTACTTACATTTTGCTCTGTGGCCGGCGGCCCTTCTGGGACAAAACTGAGGATGGCATATTTAAGGAGGTGGGACACCAGTTCTTTTCGTGTTTTGTATAATCTGATATTGTTCTATGATCTCTCAATTCTCTGGCTCTCACAGTGAACTTTCTTAACTGGGTGTATACTAAATGTTGAGTACTTGTctccaataattttttgtcctttgAATTTCCATTAACTCCTTGTTCTATTACTTATTTCAACTGCCACCAAtgaaataatagtaaataataataataatagcaatattaataaaacaaattaataatggATCACATATAGAAAGATGTTTTGGCCTCGTACAGTGATTCTTTTGTAATGTATTTGAAGAATTTTTCCCCGATAACCCTATGATACATGTATCAACTGCTCCCTTCGGGATCAGCCATTTATttaagatgaatttgaatagGTTATGATTGCATCTTTAATGTTTTGTAGGTTCTTAGAAAGAAGCCTGACTTTCAGCGGAAACCATGGCCTGGAATTAGCAATGCTGCTAAAGATTTTGTGAAGAAGTTACTAGTGAAAGATCCGCTTGCCAGACTTACTGCAGCCCAGGCCTTATGTATGTCATGATGATTCTCAAATGACTAACATGTACTCCtctgaaatatatttaataaccaGATTAAAATGTTTATACTTATATCCATTACTCCGAATGTTTcttaatatctatttttttcagCTATCTTCTTTGCTTCTGATATTTCTAATAGAATGTTGGATGCAAAGTCAAATTTTCCCAAATCGagtcttatttattttagtgaAGAAGTTGGGACCAGGCGTAACCCTTCACCAGCagtgattttgttttttggaagCACAAACCTTCAAGTAATTTTGATCCTTAACCAAAAGAACGAGTAACACATTGTCCTTTTTCTACTAGATTCTAGTAGAGCTCCTGTTTTCTAGTTCTTAAATTTCTTAGTTTTCTCCACTAAACAAGAATTTCTGAACTGTCTCAACTTTGTTTCCTTCACCACATATACTTTCTAGTTgggaaaatgaaattatggCTAGAAGGGAAGAAAATTGTCTACAAGATGAAAATAGCTGCCTATTTTGGTTGGAGGAAAGAATGGAAGAAAGGACTTAGCAACTCGTCTAGTTTCCAAAGCTTTAGTTTGAGAGCTAAATAGGtataaaataagtttacaTACCTTTGctagtttgaaaaattcatcTAGCTTGTTTATGTCcttaatttagttattgaaaAGGTTactattctttttcatttttctctttgaaTGTTACAGTCAAATATCTTCAATCTTCAACTCCTAGAGTCAATCCTAAGGAAAGGTGTCTGAAATTGACAGTAACTATTATGGTTtgaattatcaacttttacaGGATAGAactgttttaattttctcaaaattttatatttcttgtgaTTATTAGATTGATCACTTAGAGCTCCACCACTAGGTATTctttaaaaagttatagaaACTTGTATTTTGGCAAAGATATGGGGTCTTCAGGATGAGTCTCTGAAAGATTTTTATGATGATTGCATATATTGAAAAAGGATTAAGGTTGAAATTGGGCCACTTTATGCATGAGTGCTTCATGTCTCCCTTCAACTGCTGGGTTCAAATAATTCCCTTATTTACATGTTCGTCTATATTTAGCTAGGCTCTCTACATCTACTTAGATTTGCGCAAGACAATCATAAAACTGATAGGCTGAGCTCACCACCATCTAATTGTGGTAGTTGGATCAAATTCTCATCTGCTCCCCTTTAAAGCCAACAGATAAGTGATTTACTTAAATGCAACTTTAGGATAAATTGGGTGTTGCTACTATGAGAGAATTAATTGAGCGAATAGCAAGTTCCAAGATCTAGAACCTGAAACTTGATGTGAAGAAATGATTTTCTCTTCTGTATGGCCTCCCAGAAATTGGAATTACTCGCACTTACTGAAAGCTAGTAGTTGGATGATAAAATGTATGTATGAAAAGTTTCTTAATGAACATTTATCTCAGTTTTGAGTGGTTAACTGTTCGTACTGGTTAATTTGGAAAATCTTGTGCCCTTTCAAGACTCTTAAACTGctgataaattttcaatacgTTACCAGAAAGTGTAGTCCCTTTGCCTGTGTTCAGTTTAGTAGACTGATCTCTCAAACTTGTCCAGCACATCCATGGGTTCGAGAAGGAGGTGAAGCTTCAGAGATTCCACTGGACATTTCTGTTCTATCCAACATGCGTCAATTTGTGAAATACAGTCGATTTAAACAGTTTGCACTTCAGGTAACTCAGTATTTTGTATTAGTTGAGACTTATGGTGCCTGTCTATTATGATACAACTTCTTTCTGATCAATTCATACTCCAGGCATTGGCTAGCACCCTTGATGAGGAAGAGTTGGCTGATCTTAGAGACCAGTTTGATGCAATTGATGTGGATAAAAATGGTGCCATTAGTCTTGAAGAAATGAGGCAGGTTAGTTGTGAGAAAGGATTTACATAGGtttgttattttcatttatgtgCTAGTTTCTCAGAGATGCAGTAACCAAGTTTCTGGATTGcttttctatttgttttttctctaTTATTTATGGTCATCACATGTTTATTTTGCAACATAGGCCCTGGCAAAGGATCTTCCTTGGAAACTGAAAGATTCGCGTGTTCTTGAAATCCTTCAAGCGGTATGTTGCTCTCATACTGACAAGTTTATGATTGTCATTTTGAACTTCCTCCCTTATCTTGATAATACAATTTCACTTTGTGCAGTTTGTGTCCATTTTTTAACTTCATGATTAGTCTGGGATTAATGATAATTGTGATCTGTTTATGCAAGCAGATCGATAGCAATACTGATGGACTCGTAGATTTCTCAGAGTTTGTTGCAGCTACCCTTCACGTCCATCAGTTGGAGATACACAGTTCAGAAAAATGGCAGCAAAGGTCGCAGGCTGCTTTCGaaaaatttgatgttgatAGAAATGGATTTATAACACCAGAAGAACTTAAACTGGTTAGTATGTGCTCAGTCTTTTTAGTGGTATTTGATACCCAAATCCGAAAAGTGATGAAGCATACTACATGCAAATgttctctttttcatttctgcTTTTTATCCCCAAAATGTTATTGCATTTAAGGCAGTAGGGTCTGGAAATTGGCAGTTGGTATATTGCTGATTCTAGTTGTCTGTAGTCAATGATTGCTATGGAACATTTTCATCTTATCTTTGCTTTTTGCTGGCCATGCAATGTCTTACTAGGTTGAGATTGTTACTGATAGAGTATATGCCGGGTCGATTGTTCAGTGCTTGTTCctatagtttattttcttcagaaaaaaaaaatgtcccTAGTAAACATATTGATCCTTGCTAATTTTGTGCTACAGCACACAGGTCTAAGGGGCTCAATAGACCCGCTTTTAGAAGAAGCAGATCTGGACAAAGATGGGAGGATTAGCTTACCAGAATTTCGCAGACTTTTAAGAACTGCAAGTTTGAGTTCACAAGGTGTGATCAGTCCATCTGCTAAGCAACGTTCGGGGAAGCTATAGTTTCGACGTTGTCTTCTCAAAGCTGTGAATTGTTAGAAGAATGAGAGTCTCTCAAGAGCTCATCCAGCAAAAGCTTTCCCTGGAAAGTCACTGTCACATACCGTTCCTCTTCTGTTGATATTGAATATTGTTCTGTGGATCCCTGACCAACCATGGCTGTTGGGAGTCTGATTTCCAGCCATCATGCGAATGCTTGCAATGTCGAGATTGCTGTACATAGCCCTCAAGATCATTGGCAACATGAAGAGGATTTCTCACTgtaaattatgtatatgttgaTGCTGCTGGACATCTGCTCGCCCTTACGAGATGTATGGATCGATATCAGTTGAGGATGACACGATATTGCTGTATCATCTCTTGTATCCCCTCTCCAGTATGAGTACTGTATTCACCTCTTATATGGTGTTGAGTCAAAAGGAGAGATCAAATTGTACGctatacttaattatatgtatttatccTTTGTGTTTATAGCATTTTACCTCCTCACGGGCAACAAACTCctcaaaacacacacaaacacaccaaaaaaaaaaaaaagcagttCATTGTTtccatattaattttgaacttgATAACTATTTTGTTAAGGATCTAATGCCtttaaatgtgtatatatttatatctacgtttatactatatataaaactatgAATCTACCATTgtgttttctattttgtagTTCGAAATTTCTAATTgttctaaattatttagagaatgaataatatatacaactgaaaaatatgcaaatattGTTTCGATGCAATTATTTTGCTAGAAgaaatcttaattattttggaaaaaaattaatttactatgccatactataatttaaaagaaataacacatgaatataaatgtatatataatactaatcTAAACttgaatatatctatatataataacgaataagtatcaaaatttaattgagaataaaaattatcgatCTTCTTAAATTCGAagtgaaaaattgcataatatattagaaaagTACACAATATGTTGATAAATTAGCaccaaatatcaaatataatatttaaaagtagaatttaaaaaaaaatgtaattagcATGTTAGTTCTAGattgaatttcttttataattatatttttcacaaataagGGGATGATTACACTCCCCTCTtctaaagtttggtgtaattatacgtagatttTCCTAtggtttgggaaattacatttagcaccctTGAAGTTTatttccatctaacaaataagtccctttattagttaaaattcatcaaatttactgatattaaaaaaaaaaaataaaaaaagagttcTACGTTaacccttgattgacttattgaatgtcaaataaatactttttgatcaaattattttcatatattttcacgTGTTAGTGCATATGcgaaggtatatcttcacagttataagggtaatttagtttgaaaaaaattatttgacctgcaatatgccagtaataagtcaatcgatggtaaatattaatttttcattcagttttctTGTTAACGTTCGCAAATTCAATggattttgactaacgaaaggatttat
Above is a genomic segment from Sesamum indicum cultivar Zhongzhi No. 13 linkage group LG13, S_indicum_v1.0, whole genome shotgun sequence containing:
- the LOC105176068 gene encoding calcium-dependent protein kinase 28-like isoform X1 — translated: MGGCCSTAKVSNTSKSSVSIVSRIRSSAAASKQASATPSLDTPRKQESSSNNHHKIKESNQQRHSQQNVKSSSRRPSGVIPCGKRTDFGYDKDFDSRYTIGKLLGHGQFGYTYVAIDNSNGDRVAVKKIEKNKMVLPIAVEDVKREVKILKALAGHENVVQFCNAFEDDSYVYIVMELCEGGELLDRILSKKDSRYTEKDAAIVVRQMLKVAAECHLQGFVHRDMKPENFLFESPEEDSPLKATDFGLSDFIRPGKKFQDIVGSAYYVAPEVLKRRSGPESDVWSIGVITYILLCGRRPFWDKTEDGIFKEVLRKKPDFQRKPWPGISNAAKDFVKKLLVKDPLARLTAAQALSHPWVREGGEASEIPLDISVLSNMRQFVKYSRFKQFALQALASTLDEEELADLRDQFDAIDVDKNGAISLEEMRQALAKDLPWKLKDSRVLEILQAIDSNTDGLVDFSEFVAATLHVHQLEIHSSEKWQQRSQAAFEKFDVDRNGFITPEELKLHTGLRGSIDPLLEEADLDKDGRISLPEFRRLLRTASLSSQGVISPSAKQRSGKL
- the LOC105176068 gene encoding calcium-dependent protein kinase 16-like isoform X2 — protein: MVLPIAVEDVKREVKILKALAGHENVVQFCNAFEDDSYVYIVMELCEGGELLDRILSKKDSRYTEKDAAIVVRQMLKVAAECHLQGFVHRDMKPENFLFESPEEDSPLKATDFGLSDFIRPGKKFQDIVGSAYYVAPEVLKRRSGPESDVWSIGVITYILLCGRRPFWDKTEDGIFKEVLRKKPDFQRKPWPGISNAAKDFVKKLLVKDPLARLTAAQALSHPWVREGGEASEIPLDISVLSNMRQFVKYSRFKQFALQALASTLDEEELADLRDQFDAIDVDKNGAISLEEMRQALAKDLPWKLKDSRVLEILQAIDSNTDGLVDFSEFVAATLHVHQLEIHSSEKWQQRSQAAFEKFDVDRNGFITPEELKLHTGLRGSIDPLLEEADLDKDGRISLPEFRRLLRTASLSSQGVISPSAKQRSGKL